A stretch of the Bacillus anthracis str. Vollum genome encodes the following:
- the copZ gene encoding copper chaperone CopZ: MEQLTLQVEGMSCGHCVNAIESSVKELNGVEQVKVQLAEGTVEVTIDSSVVTLKDIVAVIEDQGYDVQ; the protein is encoded by the coding sequence ATGGAACAGTTAACATTACAAGTTGAAGGTATGTCTTGTGGACATTGTGTAAATGCTATCGAAAGCAGTGTGAAAGAGCTAAACGGTGTTGAACAAGTGAAAGTTCAATTAGCAGAAGGAACTGTTGAAGTTACTATTGACTCGTCAGTTGTAACATTAAAAGATATCGTTGCTGTAATCGAAGATCAAGGATACGATGTTCAATAA
- a CDS encoding metal-sensing transcriptional repressor, which produces MDHKEHEAVTHRSEKEKEQIINRLKRIEGQVRGIQNMIENDRYCVDILVQISAINAAMKKVGMGVLKNHTSHCVSGAIKDGNGDEAIEELMTVFERFSKA; this is translated from the coding sequence ATGGATCATAAAGAGCATGAAGCAGTAACACATAGATCAGAAAAAGAAAAAGAACAAATTATAAATAGATTAAAGAGAATTGAAGGACAAGTCCGCGGTATTCAAAATATGATTGAAAATGATCGTTATTGCGTGGATATTTTAGTGCAAATTTCAGCGATTAATGCAGCGATGAAAAAAGTAGGAATGGGTGTATTAAAAAACCATACGAGTCATTGTGTTTCAGGTGCAATTAAAGATGGTAATGGTGACGAAGCAATTGAAGAATTAATGACAGTATTTGAACGTTTTTCAAAAGCGTAA
- a CDS encoding alpha/beta hydrolase, which produces MNTTIEKQQIVTSNTEQWNMYSKLDGKEYQIHISKPRQPAPESGYPVIYVLDGNAFFQTFHEAVKIQSVRAEKTGVSPAIIVGIGYPIEGAFSGEERCYDFTPSVISKDAALKPDGKPWPKTGGAHHFFTFIDEELKPQIEKNFEIDKGKQTLFGHSLGGLFALHILFTNVNAFQNYFISSPSIWWNNQSVLEKEENLINELNNAKVKTRVFLTVSSLEREHMVVGANELSERLLQVKHDQFRFTFYEAEGENHASVVPSSLSKGLRFISHVSID; this is translated from the coding sequence ATGAACACTACTATTGAAAAACAGCAGATTGTAACATCTAATACTGAACAGTGGAACATGTATTCAAAATTAGATGGTAAGGAATATCAAATTCATATTTCAAAGCCGAGGCAACCAGCACCAGAGTCAGGATATCCTGTCATTTACGTATTAGATGGTAATGCCTTTTTTCAAACATTCCATGAAGCGGTTAAAATACAATCAGTTAGAGCAGAAAAAACAGGTGTTTCACCAGCCATTATAGTAGGTATTGGTTATCCAATCGAAGGGGCATTTTCAGGTGAAGAAAGATGCTATGATTTTACGCCTAGCGTAATTTCAAAAGATGCGGCTTTAAAACCAGATGGTAAACCTTGGCCTAAAACAGGAGGAGCACATCATTTCTTTACTTTTATTGACGAAGAATTAAAGCCGCAAATTGAAAAGAATTTTGAAATTGATAAAGGAAAACAAACATTATTTGGGCATTCACTAGGTGGTCTATTTGCTTTACATATATTATTTACAAACGTAAATGCCTTTCAAAATTATTTTATAAGTAGTCCATCTATTTGGTGGAATAACCAATCTGTGCTTGAAAAAGAAGAAAATCTTATAAATGAATTAAACAATGCAAAGGTTAAAACAAGAGTATTTCTTACAGTTAGTTCACTAGAACGAGAGCATATGGTTGTAGGTGCTAATGAATTGTCAGAGCGCCTTCTCCAAGTAAAACACGATCAGTTTCGTTTTACGTTTTATGAGGCTGAAGGGGAGAATCATGCATCAGTTGTGCCGAGTTCTTTAAGTAAAGGATTAAGATTCATTAGTCACGTATCCATCGATTAA
- a CDS encoding ABC transporter ATP-binding protein, which translates to MSILSAKNLETSYEKLTVFRDLNVEIQEGKVTTIIGPNGCGKSTLLKTMGRILKQKSGKVYLQGQDLHTIPTKQIAKQLALLPQTPIAPGELKVEELISYGRYPHRNNVNKLTSKDKEMIDWALDITKTSEFRTRQIANLSGGQRQKVWLAVALAQETEVLLLDEPTTYLDMSHQLDVLQIVEKLNKDHNCTVVMVLHDINHAARFSDEIIAMKEGEIVTTGSPEEIITNEVLKEVFHIDARVMIDPYNGSPVCFGYDSVVSQEEKVEIYVTS; encoded by the coding sequence GTGAGTATTTTAAGTGCGAAAAATTTAGAAACAAGTTATGAAAAGCTTACAGTGTTTCGCGATTTAAATGTGGAAATACAAGAAGGAAAAGTAACGACAATTATAGGACCAAACGGGTGCGGTAAATCAACACTGTTAAAAACAATGGGAAGAATTTTAAAGCAAAAGAGTGGTAAAGTATATTTACAAGGACAGGATTTACATACAATTCCAACGAAACAAATTGCGAAGCAGTTAGCCCTACTCCCGCAAACTCCAATTGCACCAGGAGAGCTTAAAGTAGAAGAATTAATTTCTTATGGACGTTATCCACATCGAAATAATGTAAATAAGTTAACTTCAAAAGATAAAGAGATGATTGACTGGGCATTAGATATAACGAAAACTTCTGAATTTCGAACGAGACAAATTGCAAATTTATCAGGTGGTCAACGACAAAAGGTATGGCTAGCGGTGGCTTTGGCACAAGAGACAGAAGTGTTGTTATTAGATGAGCCAACTACATATCTTGATATGTCTCATCAATTAGATGTATTACAAATTGTGGAGAAATTAAATAAAGACCATAATTGTACGGTCGTTATGGTATTACATGATATTAACCATGCAGCAAGGTTTTCAGATGAAATTATTGCAATGAAGGAAGGGGAAATCGTTACAACTGGTAGCCCAGAAGAAATCATTACAAATGAAGTGTTAAAAGAAGTATTTCATATTGATGCGCGTGTCATGATTGATCCGTATAATGGGTCTCCTGTTTGCTTCGGTTATGATAGCGTTGTATCTCAAGAAGAAAAAGTAGAAATATATGTAACAAGTTAA